From Lolium perenne isolate Kyuss_39 chromosome 5, Kyuss_2.0, whole genome shotgun sequence, a single genomic window includes:
- the LOC127300787 gene encoding probable LRR receptor-like serine/threonine-protein kinase At1g51880, with product MVRNSGWLDGNYNITLTATSDSQLPPLISAYEIYRLIPNVISTTFSKDFDAMMAIKYHYGVLKNWNGDPCLPANYTWSGVKCSNSTGTTRIISLDLSNNNLNGSISDKFKLLTELRFLNLSGNNLNGPIPYTLCKNNGGPLVFRSESGEDMCNKIISPPPSKNKIAIISISVVVPIVVLVVLVISCLIWRRKRKPQISTYDHRNAQKPSSDAVSMKSHGDHLHNSENRQFTYKELEKFTNKFERSIGQGGFGLVYYGRLEDDTEVAVKMRSETSSHGLDEFLAEVNSLTKVHHRNLVSLVGYCWEMDHLALVYEYMSQGSLCDLLRGKRGIGETLSWGTRVRIVLESAQGMDYLHKGCSLPIIHRDVKTNNILLGQNFRAKIADFGLCKTYFNDMQTHISTNAAGSAGYMDPEYYHTGWLTESSDVYSFGVVLLEVATGEAPILPGHGHIVQRVKQKIASGNISMVADPKLGGAYDVNSMWKLIDTAMACTSDAAIRRPTMAVVVAQLKESLALEESREDNSVLGSFMSAAGAPVSTFGPSAR from the exons TCGATGCAATGATGGCCATCAAGTACCATTATGGAGTATTGAAAAACTGGAATGGTGATCCATGTTTACCAGCCAACTATACATGGAGTGGAGTGAAATGTAGTAACTCAACCGGCACTACGAGGATAATCTCTTT GGATCTGTCCAACAATAACTTGAATGGATCTATATCTGATAAGTTCAAATTGCTCACCGAACTCCGATTCCT GAATCTGTCTGGCAATAATTTGAATGGCCCAATTCCGTATACCCTCTGTAAAAACAATGGAGGACCACTCGTTTTCAG ATCTGAATCTGGTGAAGATATGTGCAACAAAATAATAAGTCCGCCTCCATCAAAAAATAAAATAGCTATAATATCTATTTCAGTAGTGGTTCCCATTGTGGTACTGGTTGTACTTGTTATTTCATGTTTGATCTGGAGAAGGAAGAGAAAGCCCCAAA TCTCTACGTATGATCATCGCAACGCGCAAAAACCTAGTAGTGATGCAGTAAGCATGAAAAGTCATGGGGATCACCTGCACAATTCTGAAAATCGCCAATTCACATACAAGGAGCTTGAGAAGTTTACTAATAAATTTGAACGGTCCATTGGACAAGGAGGATTTGGTCTCGTGTACTACGGCCGTTTAGAAGACGATACTGAGGTTGCTGTCAAGATGCGATCCGAGACATCGTCACATGGGCTTGATGAGTTCTTAGCCGAG GTCAATAGCTTGACAAAGGTGCACCACAGGAATCTAGTTTCTTTGGTTGGTTACTGCTGGGAGATGGATCATTTGGCACTTGTTTACGAGTACATGTCTCAAGGCAGTCTTTGTGATCTATTGAGAG GAAAAAGAGGTATTGGTGAAACCTTGAGTTGGGGGACACGTGTAAGAATTGTGCTTGAATCAGCACAAG GCATGGACTATCTTCACAAGGGGTGCAGCTTGCCAATAATTCACCGGGATGTGAAAACCAACAACATTCTCTTAGGTCAAAATTTCCGAGCAAAAATAGCTGATTTTGGACTATGCAAAACTTATTTCAACGACATGCAGACTCATATATCAACCAATGCAGCTGGATCAGCAGGTTACatggaccccga GTACTACCACACTGGCTGGCTCACTGAGAGTAGCGATGTTTATAGCTTCGGTGTTGTCCTACTTGAGGTAGCCACCGGTGAGGCTCCAATATTGCCAGGCCATGGCCACATTGTTCAACGTGTGAAACAGAAGATTGCCAGTGGGAACATCAGCATGGTAGCTGACCCTAAGCTAGGAGGTGCCTATGATGTCAACTCCATGTGGAAACTGATTGACACTGCAATGGCTTGCACATCGGATGCTGCTATTAGAAGGCCAACAATGGCTGTCGTGGTGGCCCAGCTGAAAGAGAGCCTTGCATTGGAAGAATCTCGCGAGGATAATAGCGTCCTGGGAAGCTTCATGAGTGCTGCTGGAGCCCCGGTGTCCACATTTGGTCCATCAGCAAGATGA